The genomic DNA aTTTGCACAGCGTGTTGAATTTTACATTCTGGTTTGGGGAAAGAAACTCATCTCTTCAATActgtataaaaacaacaaatgactTGCTGTTTtactcaaaaaatgtttttgttttcatcatttagATTTTGAATGTACCTTATAGATCCCAGTTTCCCTGACTGTACAAAGCTTTCAAGGAAAACCTCTAACAGACACTAATGCAAACCCCATTAAGTCTCGACTGAAAAACATATTTGCCAGAACttgtattacatttttacacCTGTTACTAAGTTagtgagaggagaaagagagagagaacaggcatGGCCCACAGGACAGCTGTTGGGGTGCTGGCTCTGTTACACAGGTGTGTCTCACAGCAGTCATTGGTGAAGGTAAAATTCAGGCCCATGGCAAACTTCTCTCCAGTGATCCCGCACAGGGAAGGGAGAACACAGCTCTTCTCATACAAGACTATCTGGAACTCACCTGTCAGGTAGAAATAAAACTGACCCTGTAACTGAAACTTcaggaaaaatgttttcagaacaaGTGAGTTATCCTCTCACAAGTGAACCATTTCCTCTGCTGATGATCCATGACG from Chanos chanos chromosome 8, fChaCha1.1, whole genome shotgun sequence includes the following:
- the lypc gene encoding sperm acrosome membrane-associated protein 4-like, whose translation is MSRLHSTLILLLLLPPVVPLFCYTCVFPSISPLDCIKYPTKCPPGQLCLSSRAIGQRGEFQIVLYEKSCVLPSLCGITGEKFAMGLNFTFTNDCCETHLCNRASTPTAVLWAMPVLSLFLLSLT